From the genome of bacterium, one region includes:
- the hslU gene encoding ATP-dependent protease ATPase subunit HslU, with protein MAKLTPREIVAELDKYIIGQDRAKRSVAIALRNRWRRQHVPEHLREEIMPNNIILIGPTGVGKTEIARRLSRLAKAPFIKVEASKFTEVGYVGRDVESMIRDLTDLSVAMVRSEKTAAVQEQAEKLTNERLLDLLLPNLRPRRKSAAARDHNEHGEEAAISEEESENELEQRRQRTRDKMREQLLAGKLEERLVELDVAADSMPMMQVISPIGVEELGLNLQDLVGNMLPKKMKRRKMTVTEARAHLIQEEASKLIDMDQVVKEAIVRVENSGIVFLDEIDKVAGSKNTVGPDVSREGVQRDLLPVVEGTTVFTKYGMVRTDHVLFIASGAFHISKPSDLIPELQGRFPIRVELESLTAEDFVRILTEPKNALLKQYIALLATEGVELEFEEQAVREIAETAYHVNEKTENIGARRLHTVLSALLEDILFEVPETRTGKITITAGMVQATFKKISEDPDYSRYIL; from the coding sequence ATGGCCAAGCTCACGCCGCGCGAGATCGTAGCGGAGCTGGACAAGTATATTATCGGCCAGGATCGGGCCAAGCGTTCGGTTGCAATCGCGCTGCGCAATCGCTGGCGCCGGCAGCACGTGCCGGAGCACCTGCGCGAAGAGATCATGCCGAACAATATCATTCTCATTGGCCCCACCGGCGTGGGCAAGACCGAAATCGCGCGCCGGCTGTCGCGCCTGGCCAAGGCGCCGTTCATCAAAGTCGAAGCCTCCAAGTTCACCGAAGTCGGTTACGTCGGCCGCGACGTTGAATCCATGATCCGCGACCTCACCGACCTCTCGGTGGCGATGGTGCGCTCCGAGAAAACCGCGGCGGTGCAGGAACAGGCAGAAAAGCTGACGAACGAACGGTTGCTCGATCTCTTGTTACCCAACCTGCGGCCGCGGCGCAAGTCCGCGGCGGCCCGCGACCACAACGAACACGGCGAGGAAGCTGCGATCAGCGAGGAGGAAAGCGAGAACGAGCTGGAGCAGCGGCGGCAGCGCACGCGCGACAAAATGCGCGAACAACTGCTCGCCGGCAAACTCGAAGAGCGCCTGGTCGAACTCGACGTCGCCGCCGACAGCATGCCGATGATGCAGGTGATCTCGCCCATCGGCGTCGAGGAGCTCGGCCTGAATCTGCAGGACCTGGTGGGCAACATGCTGCCCAAGAAGATGAAGCGCCGCAAGATGACGGTGACCGAGGCGCGCGCGCATCTCATCCAGGAAGAGGCCAGCAAGCTGATCGACATGGACCAGGTGGTGAAGGAAGCGATCGTGCGCGTGGAAAACAGCGGCATCGTCTTTCTCGATGAAATCGACAAGGTGGCGGGCAGCAAAAACACCGTCGGCCCGGATGTCTCGCGCGAGGGCGTGCAGCGGGACTTGCTGCCGGTGGTGGAAGGCACCACTGTCTTCACCAAATACGGCATGGTGAGAACCGATCACGTGCTGTTCATCGCCAGCGGCGCGTTTCATATTTCCAAACCCTCGGATCTCATTCCCGAGCTGCAGGGCCGCTTCCCGATTCGCGTCGAGTTGGAAAGCCTGACCGCCGAGGACTTTGTCCGCATTCTCACCGAGCCCAAGAACGCGCTGCTCAAGCAATACATCGCCCTGCTGGCCACCGAAGGCGTGGAGTTGGAGTTTGAAGAGCAGGCGGTGCGGGAAATTGCGGAAACCGCCTATCACGTCAACGAAAAGACCGAGAACATCGGCGCGCGGCGGCTGCACACCGTGTTGAGCGCCCTGCTGGAAGACATTCTCTTCGAAGTGCCCGAAACCAGAACGGGCAAAATCACCATCACTGCCGGCATGGTGCAAGCGACGTTCAAAAAGATCAGCGAAGATCCGGATTACAGCCGCTACATCCTATAG
- the hslV gene encoding ATP-dependent protease subunit HslV, with translation MLPVIHATTILGVRHKNSCALAGDGQVTYGDTVLKMNARKIRRLYKDTVLVGFAGAAADAFALFEKFEERLEKFRGNLSRAAVELAKEWRTDRYLRRLEAQLVVMDKEKTFVISGTGDVIEPDDGIIAIGSGGGYAMAAARALVRYSNLSAKQIVEEAMMLAADICIYTNKSLMIEELNYG, from the coding sequence ATGCTTCCCGTAATTCACGCCACCACGATCCTGGGCGTTCGCCACAAGAACAGTTGCGCGCTGGCGGGCGATGGCCAGGTCACTTACGGCGATACCGTCCTCAAAATGAACGCGCGCAAGATCCGCCGCTTGTACAAAGACACGGTGCTGGTGGGGTTTGCCGGCGCCGCCGCCGATGCCTTCGCGCTGTTCGAGAAATTCGAAGAGCGCCTGGAGAAATTCCGGGGCAATCTCAGCCGTGCCGCCGTCGAGCTGGCGAAAGAATGGCGTACCGACCGCTATTTGCGCCGCCTGGAAGCGCAACTGGTGGTGATGGACAAGGAGAAGACTTTCGTGATTTCCGGCACCGGCGACGTGATCGAGCCGGATGACGGCATCATCGCGATCGGCTCGGGCGGCGGCTATGCCATGGCCGCGGCGCGTGCCCTGGTGCGCTACTCCAACCTGTCGGCCAAGCAAATCGTGGAAGAGGCGATGATGCTGGCCGCCGACATTTGCATTTACACCAACAAAAGCCTCATGATCGAAGAACTCAATTATGGATGA
- the rpoN gene encoding RNA polymerase factor sigma-54 produces the protein MLNLSQKLSQQLRQSPQQVLLSSLLQLPTIMLEQKLRMEIEQNPLLEVIDDMEMETEQEQDEEMALEQKEEEPPEPEIEPAATAEEPEKEEIEKDDVDWEAILGDEENYEYRAPRDNSVEVYEQQEASPETLPEHLLTQLHMQRLDEEEITIGEYLIWNINEDGYLACSVELVAQNLGTPVEKVESVLRQIQHFDPVGIGARNLQECLLIQLEDKVPRHELALKIVKNCFDDFTNKRFEKIAKKLEISLDEIKEAMEEITQLNPKPGEGYFSAQDNAIVPDLTVERDGEEFRIILHDSNVPHLRINNRYKDILLKNAKNRQQAREAREFVKKRLESARWLINSIHQRRLTILRVMEAIVQKQREFFENGKQYIKPMILKDIADEIGMDISTVSRVTNGKYVQTEHGVFELKYFFSEGLKSDDGDEVSNRRIKQRIQEIITAEDPNKPLNDQTIANILKRENFNVARRTVAKYREQMMIPVSRLRRKI, from the coding sequence ATGTTGAATCTATCCCAAAAGCTGAGCCAGCAACTTCGGCAGTCGCCGCAGCAAGTCTTGCTGTCTTCCCTGCTGCAATTGCCGACGATCATGCTCGAGCAAAAGCTGCGCATGGAGATCGAACAGAATCCCCTGCTCGAAGTCATCGATGACATGGAGATGGAGACCGAGCAGGAACAGGACGAGGAGATGGCGCTCGAGCAGAAGGAAGAGGAGCCCCCGGAACCGGAGATCGAGCCCGCCGCCACCGCCGAGGAACCCGAAAAAGAGGAGATTGAGAAGGACGATGTTGACTGGGAGGCGATTCTGGGCGACGAGGAAAACTACGAGTACCGTGCCCCGCGCGACAACAGCGTGGAAGTGTACGAGCAGCAGGAAGCCTCGCCTGAAACTTTGCCCGAGCACCTGCTGACCCAGTTGCACATGCAGCGGCTGGATGAAGAAGAAATCACCATCGGCGAATACCTCATCTGGAACATCAACGAAGACGGCTACCTTGCCTGCTCGGTGGAATTGGTGGCGCAAAACCTGGGCACCCCCGTCGAAAAGGTCGAGTCGGTGCTGCGCCAGATTCAACATTTCGACCCGGTCGGCATTGGGGCGCGCAATCTGCAGGAATGCCTGCTGATCCAACTCGAAGACAAGGTGCCGCGCCACGAGTTGGCCCTCAAGATCGTCAAGAACTGCTTCGACGATTTCACCAACAAGCGCTTCGAAAAAATCGCCAAGAAGCTGGAAATCAGCCTGGATGAAATCAAAGAGGCGATGGAGGAAATCACCCAGCTCAATCCCAAACCCGGCGAGGGCTATTTCTCGGCGCAGGACAATGCCATTGTGCCCGACTTGACGGTGGAGCGCGACGGCGAAGAGTTCCGCATCATTCTGCATGATTCCAACGTGCCGCATCTGCGCATCAACAATCGTTACAAGGACATTTTGCTCAAGAATGCCAAGAACCGCCAGCAGGCGCGCGAGGCGCGCGAGTTCGTGAAGAAACGGCTGGAGTCGGCGCGCTGGCTGATCAACTCCATTCACCAGCGCCGCCTCACCATCCTGCGGGTGATGGAGGCGATCGTGCAGAAGCAGCGTGAGTTCTTCGAGAACGGCAAGCAATACATCAAGCCGATGATCTTGAAGGACATCGCCGACGAGATCGGCATGGACATTTCCACCGTCTCGCGCGTGACCAACGGCAAATACGTGCAAACCGAGCACGGCGTGTTCGAATTGAAATATTTCTTCAGCGAAGGATTGAAATCGGATGACGGCGATGAAGTTTCCAACCGCCGCATCAAGCAGCGCATCCAGGAAATCATCACCGCCGAGGATCCCAACAAGCCGCTCAACGACCAGACCATCGCCAACATTCTCAAGCGCGAGAATTTCAACGTGGCGCGGCGCACGGTGGCCAAATACCGCGAGCAAATGATGATTCCGGTTTCGCGTTTGCGCCGGAAAATTTGA
- the lptB gene encoding LPS export ABC transporter ATP-binding protein: protein MLRSERLVKIYNKRRVVNQVSIEVKQGEIVGLLGPNGAGKTTTFYMITGMIRPTEGKIFLEEIEVTTMPMYRRAKLGVGYLSQEPSIFRRLTVAENILAILETLPLSARARQQRLAELLEELAIAHLAKNYAYTLSGGERRRVEITRALVTNPKFILLDEPFAGVDPIAVEDIQEIVRGLKRRGIGVLITDHNVHETLSITDRAYLLYEGTVLKSGTTEYLANDPEARKLYLGDKFRLDR from the coding sequence ATGTTGCGTTCAGAGCGACTGGTAAAAATCTACAACAAGCGCCGTGTCGTCAATCAGGTCTCCATCGAGGTCAAACAGGGAGAAATCGTCGGCCTGTTGGGACCGAACGGCGCGGGCAAGACCACGACGTTTTACATGATCACCGGCATGATCCGGCCGACGGAGGGCAAGATCTTCCTGGAGGAGATCGAGGTCACGACCATGCCGATGTATCGCCGCGCCAAGCTGGGCGTGGGCTATTTGTCGCAGGAACCCAGCATCTTCCGGCGCTTGACGGTGGCTGAGAACATTCTGGCGATTTTGGAGACGCTGCCGCTTTCGGCGCGGGCGCGACAGCAGCGCCTGGCCGAGTTGCTGGAGGAACTGGCGATCGCGCATCTCGCCAAGAATTACGCCTACACGCTGTCCGGCGGCGAGCGCCGCCGCGTGGAGATCACCCGGGCGTTGGTGACCAATCCCAAATTCATCCTGCTGGATGAGCCGTTTGCGGGCGTGGATCCCATCGCGGTGGAGGACATTCAGGAGATCGTGCGGGGCCTGAAGCGCCGCGGCATCGGCGTGCTGATTACGGATCACAATGTGCATGAGACGCTTTCAATCACTGACCGCGCCTATTTGCTTTATGAGGGCACGGTCTTGAAGTCCGGCACCACCGAGTATCTCGCCAATGATCCGGAAGCGCGCAAGCTGTACTTAGGAGACAAGTTTCGTCTGGATCGATGA
- the lptC gene encoding LPS export ABC transporter periplasmic protein LptC, whose amino-acid sequence MMKKICLAIFAAVLLLAGCQSSPQTATTDKAFDGPDQEGWNSKVTVTSTGRIAAIVQYGHMAKYSKDRRVLFDDGVVVDFYGKKGEHSSKLTSARGILHENSNDVEALGNVVVVSDSGTTLRTEKLRWLNQREKIVSEEFVTITTAKGDTLHGHGFESDATMRQWSIRKLSGVSKKKVNLPNR is encoded by the coding sequence ATGATGAAAAAAATCTGCCTGGCAATTTTCGCTGCCGTCCTGCTGCTCGCCGGCTGCCAGTCGTCCCCGCAGACCGCCACGACGGACAAGGCCTTCGACGGCCCGGATCAGGAGGGCTGGAACAGCAAAGTCACGGTGACCAGCACCGGCCGCATTGCGGCGATCGTGCAATACGGCCACATGGCGAAGTATTCCAAGGATCGCCGCGTCCTGTTCGATGACGGCGTGGTGGTTGACTTTTACGGCAAGAAGGGCGAACATTCTTCCAAGCTCACTTCGGCGCGCGGCATCCTGCACGAAAACAGTAACGACGTCGAGGCGCTCGGCAACGTGGTGGTGGTCTCGGACAGCGGCACGACCCTGCGCACCGAGAAACTGCGCTGGCTCAACCAGCGCGAGAAGATCGTGAGCGAGGAGTTCGTCACCATCACCACCGCCAAGGGCGACACGCTGCACGGCCACGGCTTCGAGTCGGATGCCACCATGAGACAATGGTCGATCCGCAAGCTCTCCGGCGTCAGCAAGAAGAAAGTCAATTTGCCGAATCGCTAG
- a CDS encoding lysophospholipid acyltransferase family protein, with amino-acid sequence MNRKPLLKRIKNSGLYWFIRMLLGLMRRLPRRPALALFERLGLLAFRLLRREREKTLRHLRLALGGERSEAEITALARECFRYLGRNAAEAVRLPQLRRAGLERYVSFTGREHLEAALAKGRGVICITGHLGCWELMAAFIAQHFPLAVVGTALYDPRLDAILVRERERAGYRNIPRNAGAAREILRWLKAGGVLGILIDQDTRVDGEFVDFFGQPAYTPAGPVVFAERTGAPVVPLAIWMNEDFSHTVAIRPEIPLQPQQRAENVQRCSQAVEAFIRAHPAQWVWMHERWKTKPQP; translated from the coding sequence GTGAATCGCAAGCCACTGCTGAAGAGAATCAAGAATAGCGGCCTCTATTGGTTCATTCGAATGCTGTTGGGGCTGATGCGGCGCCTGCCGCGGCGACCGGCGCTGGCGTTGTTTGAGCGGCTGGGGCTGCTCGCCTTTCGGCTGCTGCGGCGCGAGCGCGAGAAAACGCTGCGGCACTTGCGGCTGGCGTTGGGCGGCGAGCGTTCCGAGGCGGAGATCACGGCGCTGGCCCGGGAGTGTTTCCGTTATCTCGGCCGCAATGCCGCCGAGGCCGTGCGCTTGCCGCAGCTTCGGCGCGCCGGCCTCGAGCGCTACGTTTCCTTCACCGGCCGCGAGCATCTCGAGGCCGCGCTGGCCAAGGGCCGCGGCGTAATTTGCATCACCGGCCACCTGGGCTGCTGGGAATTGATGGCGGCGTTCATTGCGCAGCATTTTCCGCTGGCGGTCGTCGGCACCGCGCTTTACGATCCGCGCCTCGATGCCATTCTGGTGAGAGAGCGCGAGCGGGCCGGCTATCGCAACATCCCGCGCAATGCCGGCGCGGCGCGCGAAATCCTGCGCTGGCTCAAGGCCGGCGGCGTGCTCGGCATCTTGATCGATCAAGACACGCGCGTCGACGGTGAGTTCGTCGATTTCTTCGGGCAGCCGGCCTACACGCCGGCCGGGCCGGTGGTGTTCGCGGAGCGCACCGGCGCGCCGGTGGTGCCGCTGGCAATTTGGATGAATGAGGATTTTTCCCACACGGTGGCGATCAGACCGGAGATTCCGCTGCAGCCGCAACAACGCGCCGAGAACGTACAGCGCTGCTCGCAGGCAGTCGAGGCCTTCATTCGCGCACACCCCGCGCAATGGGTGTGGATGCACGAACGTTGGAAAACCAAACCGCAGCCGTGA
- a CDS encoding DUF1579 domain-containing protein: MPKELLQSLVGSWQGTCQTWFEPGKLADESQVQGEIRPLLDGRFFRHTYAGMMQGKPRHGEETIALNTITQRFQIVWVDDFHMNYAIMFSEGEATARGFEVMGKYDAAPNVPQWGWRTVFELIDQDHLTITAYNVTPEGEEAKAVETKYTRIKP; the protein is encoded by the coding sequence ATGCCGAAGGAGCTGCTGCAGTCTCTCGTGGGTTCCTGGCAGGGCACCTGCCAGACCTGGTTTGAACCCGGCAAACTTGCCGACGAATCCCAAGTCCAGGGCGAAATCCGGCCGCTGCTCGATGGCCGTTTCTTCCGTCACACCTACGCGGGCATGATGCAAGGCAAACCGCGGCACGGCGAGGAGACGATTGCGCTGAATACCATCACGCAGCGGTTCCAAATCGTGTGGGTTGATGATTTCCACATGAACTATGCCATCATGTTTTCGGAAGGCGAAGCGACCGCGCGGGGCTTCGAGGTGATGGGAAAATATGATGCCGCTCCCAATGTGCCGCAATGGGGCTGGCGAACCGTTTTCGAGTTGATCGACCAAGATCATCTCACGATCACGGCCTACAATGTTACGCCCGAGGGGGAGGAAGCCAAGGCGGTGGAAACGAAGTACACCCGCATCAAACCATGA
- a CDS encoding KpsF/GutQ family sugar-phosphate isomerase produces MPNLLDIAREVLRIEAEAVAALAPRLDASFEAAVELLYSCRGRVIVSGIGKSGIIAQKIAATLSSTGTAAMFIHPAEAAHGDLGMVMPGDVVICISKSGTTNEFHLLLPLFKRLGIPILVMTANRHSPLAERADVILDISVKREACPHDLAPTASTTATLALGDALAVALLEKRHFTQADFALRHPGGTLGRKLLLRIDDIMYSGDRVARVGLTATLEEVILEITSKRFGATCVVAADGKLAGIVTDGDLRRLLRRRQAVYDLAAQQIMTPHPKTVPLGTLAANVLEIMEEHDIMQMIIVDAEQCPVGMLHLHDLLKAGVA; encoded by the coding sequence ATGCCCAACTTGCTCGACATCGCCCGTGAGGTCCTCCGCATCGAGGCCGAGGCCGTGGCCGCGTTGGCGCCTCGTCTCGATGCCAGCTTCGAGGCCGCAGTGGAATTGCTTTACTCTTGCCGCGGCCGGGTGATCGTCTCGGGCATCGGCAAGAGCGGGATCATCGCCCAGAAAATCGCGGCCACGCTCTCCAGCACCGGCACCGCGGCGATGTTCATTCATCCCGCGGAAGCGGCGCACGGCGACCTCGGCATGGTGATGCCCGGCGACGTGGTGATCTGCATTTCCAAAAGCGGCACGACCAACGAATTTCATTTGCTGCTGCCGCTGTTCAAACGTCTGGGAATTCCCATCCTGGTGATGACGGCCAACCGCCATTCGCCGCTGGCCGAGCGCGCCGATGTGATTCTGGACATCAGCGTGAAACGCGAGGCTTGCCCGCATGATCTCGCGCCCACGGCCAGCACCACCGCCACCCTGGCCCTGGGTGACGCGCTGGCGGTCGCGTTGCTGGAGAAACGCCATTTCACCCAGGCGGATTTTGCGCTGCGCCATCCCGGCGGCACGCTCGGCCGCAAGCTGCTGCTGCGCATCGACGACATCATGTACAGCGGCGATCGCGTCGCGCGCGTGGGCTTGACCGCCACGCTGGAAGAAGTCATTTTGGAAATCACCAGCAAGCGCTTTGGCGCCACCTGCGTGGTCGCGGCCGACGGCAAGCTCGCCGGCATCGTCACCGACGGTGATTTGCGGCGGCTGCTGCGCCGCCGCCAAGCCGTGTATGATCTGGCCGCGCAGCAGATCATGACACCACATCCCAAAACCGTGCCGCTGGGCACGCTGGCGGCCAATGTGCTCGAGATCATGGAAGAGCACGACATCATGCAGATGATCATCGTCGATGCCGAGCAGTGCCCGGTCGGCATGCTGCATTTGCATGATTTGTTGAAGGCGGGCGTGGCCTAG
- the kdsA gene encoding 3-deoxy-8-phosphooctulonate synthase gives MTRTIEIGKIKLGGEHPLVLICGPCVIEDEKTMMTAAEHICGIAAKVGLPLIFKSSYLKDNRSSELSYQGPGLRAGLALLRRIKEQFDVPVLSDIHDAHDAEACAEVLDVIQIPAYLCMQTTLTLAVAKTGRVVNVKKGQFLDPDDLRNVIGKIERAGNRNIILTERGACHGYHDLVVDMRALVTMRSLGYPVMFDPTHSVRVYGLPSSNPAGGKPHFVPALTRAAMAAGCEALFIEAHPNPAEAKCDAASQWPIAKLEALLTQAKAIADMTRKFW, from the coding sequence ATGACTCGTACCATCGAAATCGGAAAAATCAAACTCGGCGGTGAGCATCCGCTGGTGTTGATCTGCGGGCCGTGCGTCATCGAAGATGAAAAAACCATGATGACGGCCGCCGAGCACATTTGCGGCATCGCGGCCAAAGTCGGCCTGCCGCTGATTTTCAAATCGTCCTATCTCAAGGACAATCGTTCTTCCGAACTGAGCTATCAGGGTCCGGGCTTGCGCGCCGGGCTGGCGCTGCTGCGCCGCATCAAGGAGCAGTTCGACGTGCCCGTGCTTTCCGATATTCACGACGCGCATGATGCCGAGGCCTGCGCCGAAGTTTTGGATGTGATCCAGATTCCGGCGTATCTCTGCATGCAAACCACGCTCACCCTGGCGGTCGCCAAAACCGGCCGCGTGGTCAATGTCAAGAAAGGCCAGTTTCTCGATCCCGACGACCTGCGCAACGTCATCGGCAAAATCGAGCGCGCCGGCAACCGCAACATCATCCTGACGGAGCGCGGCGCCTGCCACGGTTATCACGATCTCGTGGTCGATATGCGCGCGCTGGTGACCATGCGCAGTCTCGGCTACCCGGTCATGTTCGATCCCACGCATTCGGTGCGCGTTTACGGCCTGCCCTCATCGAACCCGGCGGGCGGTAAACCGCATTTCGTGCCGGCGCTGACGCGCGCCGCCATGGCCGCCGGCTGCGAAGCCTTGTTCATTGAAGCCCATCCCAATCCCGCGGAGGCAAAATGCGACGCCGCCAGCCAATGGCCGATCGCCAAGCTGGAAGCGCTGCTGACGCAGGCGAAAGCCATCGCGGACATGACCAGGAAGTTTTGGTGA
- a CDS encoding nucleotidyltransferase domain-containing protein, whose amino-acid sequence MNTDQVLESLRKHRQTLRTDFRIVRLGLVGSFARGEQAKESDIDLLAEFEPGTDDLFDKKMKLRDQLRASCHRQVGICREKDVQPHRNSRLLQEAIHV is encoded by the coding sequence TTGAACACCGATCAGGTTCTCGAGTCCTTGCGCAAGCACCGCCAGACACTCAGAACCGACTTTCGCATTGTGAGATTGGGTCTCGTCGGTTCCTTTGCCCGGGGCGAACAAGCGAAAGAGAGCGATATCGACCTGTTGGCTGAGTTCGAACCCGGCACCGATGATCTCTTTGACAAGAAAATGAAGTTGCGGGATCAATTGAGAGCCTCTTGCCATCGGCAAGTCGGTATCTGCCGGGAGAAGGACGTGCAGCCTCACCGCAACAGCCGCCTTTTGCAAGAGGCGATTCATGTTTGA
- a CDS encoding CTP synthase, with the protein MPSKNTKYLFITGGVVSALGKGVASAAIGVLLKARGLKVTMLKLDPYINIDPGTMSPYQHGEVFVTNDGAETDLDLGHYERFIEVDMSRKNNATTGQIYYTVITKERHGDYLGNTVQVIPHITDEIKSRILDVARDNGVYDVVITEVGGTVGDIESLPFLETIRQFRLEAGVENCVNIHLTLVPYIRASGELKTKPTQHSVMKLREIGIQPDILLCRVDGHLSLDLRKKIGLFCNVPAECVIEARDVSSIYEIPLIFEEQGLGAILEQRLQLQRGELGGRRVDLDAWRQLVDKIKGPRHTVNIAMCGKYVGLKDSYKSIVEAFVHAGVANDAHVELHWIDTEKVEQSGIPESFNSMHGMVVCPGFGSRGVEGKIKMIQACRERKMPFLGICLGLQCAVIEFARHVCGLPGANSTEFDEQTPTPVIDRMETQVNIKQMGGTMRLGAYRCEVKPGSRAQQAYQTGTVHERHRHRWEVNNRYLPQLIERGLQVSGVNPETKLVEIMELTGHPWFVGVQFHPELRSRALHPHPLFRDFVAAALKFAGK; encoded by the coding sequence ATTCCCAGCAAGAACACCAAGTATCTGTTCATCACCGGCGGCGTGGTTTCGGCTTTGGGGAAAGGTGTAGCCTCGGCAGCCATCGGCGTGTTGCTGAAAGCGCGAGGGCTCAAGGTGACCATGCTCAAACTGGATCCCTACATCAACATCGATCCCGGCACCATGAGTCCCTATCAACACGGCGAAGTGTTTGTCACCAATGATGGCGCGGAAACCGATCTTGACCTGGGCCACTACGAGCGGTTCATCGAAGTGGACATGTCGCGGAAGAACAATGCCACCACCGGCCAAATCTATTACACCGTGATCACCAAGGAACGCCACGGCGACTATCTCGGCAACACGGTGCAGGTGATTCCGCACATCACCGATGAAATCAAGAGCCGCATCCTCGACGTCGCGCGCGACAATGGCGTTTATGACGTCGTCATTACCGAAGTGGGCGGCACCGTCGGTGACATCGAGAGCCTGCCGTTTCTGGAGACCATCCGCCAGTTTCGCCTGGAGGCCGGCGTCGAAAACTGCGTCAACATCCACCTGACGCTGGTGCCCTACATCCGCGCTTCCGGCGAGTTGAAGACCAAGCCGACCCAGCATTCGGTGATGAAGCTGCGCGAGATCGGTATTCAGCCGGATATTCTGCTCTGCCGCGTCGACGGCCATCTCTCGCTCGATTTGCGTAAGAAGATCGGCTTGTTCTGCAACGTACCGGCGGAATGCGTCATCGAAGCGCGCGACGTGTCTTCGATCTATGAAATTCCGCTCATCTTCGAAGAACAGGGCTTGGGCGCGATTCTCGAGCAGCGCCTGCAACTGCAGCGCGGCGAGCTCGGCGGCCGGCGCGTCGATCTCGATGCCTGGCGGCAGTTGGTTGACAAAATCAAAGGCCCGCGCCATACCGTCAACATCGCCATGTGCGGCAAGTACGTCGGGCTGAAGGACTCCTACAAGAGCATCGTCGAGGCCTTTGTGCATGCCGGCGTCGCCAACGACGCCCACGTCGAGCTGCATTGGATCGACACCGAGAAGGTGGAACAGAGCGGCATTCCCGAGAGCTTCAACAGCATGCACGGCATGGTGGTCTGCCCCGGTTTCGGCAGCCGGGGAGTGGAAGGCAAAATCAAGATGATTCAAGCCTGCCGCGAGCGCAAAATGCCGTTTCTGGGCATTTGCCTGGGGCTGCAATGCGCGGTGATCGAATTCGCGCGCCATGTATGCGGCCTGCCCGGCGCCAACAGCACGGAATTCGACGAGCAGACGCCAACCCCGGTGATCGACAGGATGGAGACGCAAGTCAACATCAAGCAAATGGGCGGCACCATGCGGCTGGGCGCGTATCGCTGCGAAGTGAAGCCGGGCAGCCGCGCGCAGCAGGCGTATCAAACCGGCACCGTTCACGAGCGGCACCGCCATCGCTGGGAGGTCAACAATCGCTACTTGCCGCAGTTGATCGAGCGCGGCTTGCAGGTCAGCGGCGTGAATCCCGAAACCAAGCTGGTCGAAATCATGGAACTGACAGGCCACCCCTGGTTCGTTGGCGTGCAGTTTCATCCGGAATTGCGCTCGCGCGCTTTGCATCCGCATCCGCTGTTTCGCGATTTCGTCGCGGCGGCATTGAAGTTCGCGGGGAAGTGA